In Pseudomonas sp. MTM4, one genomic interval encodes:
- a CDS encoding ATP-binding protein has translation MNQARAKPTRSVPLRSRLLTIALAGILPLALVAGLGLVSIVNDQKLLAKQRSLEATRLAATAVEVELRRSLDVLQALSQSTLLDEDDIDSFAGMVHRVLPSVPSWYALLVITPEGQVIRRISRHDSPASEAIAEPRSFAELMRTGEPQVGNMGLGPGGLWGIPIRVPVDIEGNIRYVLTAVLKPESIVEVISDRRLPQGWITTVLDARGMRIARSQRHQETVGQPASPTLQSMLVDNPADEGVGMAMTVEGASAYTAFVRLRPSRWVVATGAPTETVEAGAARAFTLYGGGLLLSLMFAVAAALFATRRINVPMRQLRRAAQAIGQGQSLQQVPDSEIEEVREVGQALAAAAQARRASEAERDSMLSQLELAQQDLTEQISDLNSLHTLGNRLQQLPTLDAQLQAIIDVLCELHGATHGLLALSDGQSPLRIHASKGFSPASLELMDNVAPGLGVCGAAVQEGCRVVVTDTETDPRFTEFRAVSRIEGFRSAHSTPILHSDGSVLGTLTVQLKETRPPTEREIRLADLAAGLAAVFIDRARAQSKAGMLERRLQVALDSSTVPFAILSPQLNAAGELHDFRLDFINPTGAESLQGTVVELTGRRINEVLGPNANPQAIDTLVAAATQQQPRDVEMRSTAFASERWVRLIATPFEHRLAVWFADVTKSKRQEQAILEADRRKDEFLATLAHELRNPLAPIRLAAGLFGSPSASEAQKLRSQQIIERQVRHMALLLDDLFDISRITLGKLVLRKESLDLRAVVEAAVETARAKIESKRHELIVEQPTEPILLDADPLRLEQILVNLLNNAAKFTAQGGQIRVRAALKEGMATVSVADNGLGIAREHLQLIFERFAQVPTTQTQVNAGLGIGLALAKGLANLHGGDIRVSSEGVGLGAEFELNLPALAPPQRDAQPVKAGESAAHTRRVLVADDNRDIAETMAEVLRLEGHEVHLAFDGVEAFERYRQLEPEVVLLDIGMPGLRGDEVARMIRSSDSRVRLVAITGWGQPSDKENALAAGFDVHLTKPVDIAQLIALVGS, from the coding sequence TTGAATCAGGCAAGAGCGAAACCGACCCGCTCGGTACCGTTGCGCAGCCGTCTGCTGACGATCGCGCTTGCCGGAATTCTGCCTCTGGCACTGGTCGCCGGGCTGGGTCTGGTATCGATAGTCAACGATCAGAAGCTACTGGCGAAGCAGCGCAGCCTGGAAGCCACACGCCTGGCCGCCACGGCAGTCGAGGTCGAACTCAGGCGCTCCCTGGACGTGTTGCAGGCGTTATCGCAATCAACGCTGCTCGATGAGGATGATATCGACAGCTTCGCCGGTATGGTCCATCGCGTATTGCCCTCGGTGCCTAGCTGGTATGCCCTGCTCGTCATCACACCGGAGGGCCAGGTCATCCGGCGTATTTCGCGGCACGACTCGCCCGCATCCGAGGCGATTGCCGAGCCGCGCAGTTTTGCTGAACTGATGCGCACCGGTGAGCCGCAGGTGGGCAATATGGGGCTGGGCCCCGGTGGGCTATGGGGGATTCCCATACGCGTGCCGGTCGATATCGAGGGGAACATTCGCTACGTCCTGACCGCGGTGCTCAAGCCTGAATCCATCGTCGAGGTCATCAGCGACCGTCGATTACCTCAGGGCTGGATCACCACAGTGCTGGATGCCAGAGGCATGCGCATCGCACGTTCTCAGCGGCACCAGGAAACCGTGGGGCAGCCGGCATCTCCGACTCTCCAGAGCATGCTCGTGGACAATCCCGCCGATGAAGGAGTGGGCATGGCCATGACGGTCGAAGGTGCTTCGGCGTACACCGCATTCGTCCGCCTGCGTCCGTCGAGGTGGGTCGTCGCCACGGGTGCGCCAACCGAAACGGTGGAAGCTGGCGCCGCTCGGGCTTTCACGCTCTATGGCGGCGGACTGTTGCTGTCCCTGATGTTTGCCGTCGCCGCGGCATTGTTCGCGACGCGGAGAATCAATGTGCCGATGCGTCAGTTGCGTCGGGCGGCGCAGGCCATCGGTCAAGGCCAGTCGTTACAACAGGTACCGGACAGCGAAATCGAAGAGGTGCGCGAGGTAGGCCAGGCACTGGCTGCCGCTGCGCAGGCGCGTAGGGCGAGCGAGGCCGAACGTGACAGCATGTTGTCGCAGCTGGAACTGGCTCAGCAGGACCTGACCGAGCAGATAAGCGATCTGAATTCACTGCACACGCTCGGTAACCGACTGCAGCAATTGCCGACGCTGGATGCTCAGCTGCAGGCGATTATCGATGTGCTGTGCGAGCTGCACGGTGCGACCCATGGCCTGCTGGCGCTAAGCGATGGCCAGTCGCCCTTGCGCATTCATGCGTCGAAGGGTTTTTCGCCGGCCTCGCTGGAACTCATGGACAACGTAGCGCCCGGACTCGGCGTTTGCGGCGCAGCGGTACAGGAAGGCTGTCGGGTGGTTGTGACGGACACCGAAACCGATCCGCGCTTCACCGAATTTCGTGCCGTGTCCCGTATCGAAGGGTTCCGCTCCGCTCACAGCACACCTATTCTGCATAGCGACGGCAGTGTCCTCGGCACTCTGACCGTGCAACTCAAAGAGACGCGGCCCCCGACCGAGCGTGAAATTCGCCTGGCCGATCTTGCGGCTGGCCTTGCTGCGGTATTCATCGACCGGGCACGGGCGCAGAGCAAGGCCGGCATGCTTGAGAGGCGACTGCAGGTGGCGCTGGATTCCTCCACCGTTCCGTTCGCCATTCTTTCCCCGCAGCTCAACGCTGCGGGCGAGTTACATGACTTCCGGCTGGACTTCATCAACCCGACCGGTGCCGAGAGCTTGCAGGGAACGGTTGTTGAACTGACGGGGCGGCGCATCAACGAAGTGCTCGGACCCAATGCCAATCCACAAGCGATCGACACCCTTGTGGCGGCGGCGACGCAGCAACAACCGCGTGACGTAGAGATGCGCAGCACTGCCTTTGCCAGCGAGCGCTGGGTGCGCCTGATCGCCACGCCTTTCGAGCACAGGCTCGCCGTCTGGTTCGCTGACGTGACCAAATCCAAACGTCAGGAGCAGGCGATCCTGGAGGCTGATCGGCGCAAGGATGAGTTTCTCGCGACACTGGCGCATGAGCTGCGTAACCCGCTGGCGCCCATTCGCCTGGCTGCTGGCCTTTTCGGCTCTCCCTCTGCATCCGAAGCCCAGAAGTTGCGTAGCCAGCAAATCATCGAGCGGCAGGTGCGACATATGGCCCTGCTGCTGGACGATCTGTTCGATATCTCCCGCATCACCCTCGGTAAGCTGGTGTTGCGCAAGGAATCACTGGATCTCCGAGCGGTGGTCGAGGCTGCCGTCGAAACTGCACGGGCCAAAATCGAGTCAAAACGACATGAGTTGATCGTCGAGCAGCCGACGGAACCGATCCTGCTCGACGCCGATCCCCTGCGGCTCGAGCAGATACTCGTCAATTTGCTGAACAACGCCGCCAAGTTCACCGCTCAGGGTGGACAGATCCGAGTTCGCGCCGCGTTGAAAGAAGGAATGGCAACGGTGTCGGTGGCCGATAACGGCTTAGGCATTGCTCGCGAGCATCTCCAACTGATTTTCGAACGATTCGCTCAGGTGCCAACGACCCAAACACAGGTCAATGCTGGCCTGGGCATCGGGCTGGCGCTGGCCAAGGGGCTGGCCAATCTTCATGGCGGCGACATCCGCGTGAGCAGCGAAGGGGTAGGGTTGGGGGCGGAATTCGAGTTGAATCTGCCGGCGCTGGCCCCACCGCAGCGCGACGCGCAGCCTGTGAAAGCCGGCGAGTCTGCGGCCCATACGCGGCGGGTTTTGGTCGCTGACGACAACCGGGATATCGCCGAAACCATGGCCGAAGTCCTCCGGTTGGAGGGCCACGAGGTACATCTGGCCTTCGACGGCGTCGAAGCCTTCGAGCGCTATCGGCAGCTCGAACCAGAAGTGGTGTTATTGGATATCGGCATGCCTGGCCTGCGTGGCGATGAGGTTGCTCGGATGATCCGCTCGTCGGATTCACGTGTTCGGCTGGTAGCGATCACCGGCTGGGGGCAGCCGAGCGACAAGGAAAATGCGCTGGCGGCCGGGTTCGATGTACACCTGACCAAGCCCGTCGATATCGCCCAGCTGATAGCACTGGTGGGCTCCTGA
- a CDS encoding DUF1272 domain-containing protein — protein sequence MLELRPGCECCNIDLPPESAQALICSFECTFCTECAESKLGFICPNCGGELVARPRRPAAKLANNPASTQRVYKPQRCSPAPIVR from the coding sequence ATGTTAGAACTTCGGCCTGGATGCGAATGCTGCAACATTGATTTGCCGCCAGAATCTGCGCAAGCGTTGATCTGCTCCTTCGAGTGCACCTTCTGTACGGAGTGCGCAGAGTCGAAACTTGGTTTCATCTGCCCCAACTGCGGCGGCGAACTGGTGGCCCGCCCCCGTCGCCCCGCTGCGAAACTCGCTAACAATCCGGCGTCCACACAACGCGTATATAAGCCGCAACGTTGCAGTCCGGCCCCTATCGTTCGGTAA
- a CDS encoding DegQ family serine endoprotease: MILRKDLLAVVAGVALFGQALIAYADLPDFTPLVEDASPAVVNISTKQNKPARGALAQTPDLEGIPPMFREFFERGIPQRPERREAQSLGSGFIISEDGYVLTNNHVVADADEIMVRLPDRSELQAKLVGADPRSDVALLKIEGDDLPTVKLGSSEALKAGEWVVAIGSPFGFDHTVTAGVVSATGRSLPNESYVPFIQTDVAINPGNSGGPLFNLDGEVVGINSQIFTRSGGFMGLSFAIPIDVAMDVANQLREDGKVSRGWLGVVIQEVNKDLAESFGLERPAGALVAQVMDGGPAAKGGLRVGDVILSVNGKSIDMSGDLPHLIGAMKPGTTAKFEIVRDGDRETLSIDVGALPADGDLLASAGGAGGTTHSDNRLGVSVTELTDAQRQALEINGGVVLSEVNQGPAAMIGLRPGDVITHLNNQAIDSVETFSQVVKALPKNRSVSMRVLRDGRASFITFKLPK; the protein is encoded by the coding sequence ATGATCCTTCGTAAAGACCTTCTGGCAGTCGTAGCCGGCGTGGCGTTATTCGGACAGGCGCTGATCGCCTATGCGGATCTGCCGGATTTCACGCCGCTGGTCGAAGATGCCTCGCCGGCGGTCGTGAACATCAGCACCAAGCAGAACAAACCCGCGCGTGGCGCGCTGGCACAGACTCCGGATCTGGAAGGCATCCCGCCCATGTTCCGCGAGTTCTTCGAGCGTGGTATCCCGCAACGGCCCGAGCGCCGAGAGGCTCAGTCGCTGGGTTCGGGCTTCATCATTTCAGAAGACGGTTATGTGCTGACCAACAACCACGTGGTCGCCGATGCCGATGAAATCATGGTGCGTCTGCCTGACCGCAGCGAACTGCAAGCCAAGCTGGTCGGAGCCGACCCGCGCAGTGACGTGGCGCTGCTGAAAATCGAAGGGGACGATCTGCCGACGGTCAAGCTCGGTAGCTCCGAGGCGTTGAAAGCAGGCGAGTGGGTTGTCGCCATTGGTTCCCCGTTCGGCTTCGATCACACCGTGACGGCTGGCGTGGTCAGCGCGACCGGTCGCAGCCTGCCGAACGAGAGCTATGTGCCCTTCATTCAGACGGACGTAGCGATCAACCCAGGCAATTCGGGTGGCCCGCTGTTCAACCTCGACGGCGAAGTGGTGGGCATCAACTCGCAGATCTTCACCCGCTCCGGTGGCTTCATGGGGTTGTCGTTCGCCATCCCGATCGACGTCGCCATGGATGTCGCCAACCAGCTGCGTGAAGACGGCAAGGTCAGCCGCGGTTGGCTCGGGGTGGTCATTCAAGAGGTGAACAAGGATCTGGCCGAGTCGTTTGGTCTCGAGCGTCCAGCCGGTGCGCTGGTGGCGCAGGTCATGGATGGCGGCCCGGCAGCCAAGGGCGGCCTGAGGGTGGGTGACGTGATTCTGAGCGTCAACGGCAAGTCCATTGATATGTCCGGCGATCTGCCACACCTCATCGGCGCGATGAAACCCGGCACCACCGCCAAATTCGAGATCGTGCGTGACGGCGACCGCGAGACCTTGAGCATTGATGTCGGTGCCTTGCCCGCAGACGGCGATTTGCTGGCCTCGGCTGGTGGCGCGGGCGGTACTACCCATAGCGATAACCGCCTCGGTGTTTCGGTGACCGAGCTGACCGACGCACAACGTCAGGCGCTCGAAATCAACGGTGGTGTGGTGCTCAGTGAAGTCAACCAAGGCCCTGCGGCGATGATCGGCCTGCGTCCGGGTGACGTCATCACGCATCTGAACAACCAAGCCATCGACTCGGTAGAAACCTTCAGTCAGGTAGTCAAGGCGCTACCGAAGAATCGCTCCGTGTCGATGCGTGTGCTGCGCGACGGACGGGCTAGCTTCATTACGTTCAAGCTACCGAAATAA
- a CDS encoding DUF2254 domain-containing protein produces MIERWKWFLIRISRRPWFRASLFSVLGIAAALVALAVAPYIPDDVPTKIGSDAVDNILGVLASSMLAVTTFSLSIMVAAYGSATSNVTPRAISLLVEDPTTQNTLSTFIGSFIFSLVGIISLSTGLYGDKGRVVLFAATIVVVVLVVYALLRWIDQLSGLGRVAETTARVEDAATRSLCQRMEQPYLGGCPLEVDPKALPGARPLYARKIGFVQHIDMPALGTLTESESSSVYICVLPGTFVEPTQPIAWSVGVGEECDDALRAAFVIGAQRTFDRDPRFGMTVLAEIASRALSPGINDQGTAVDVIGRGLRVLSHLSRPTPPEEPKFDRIFAPGLSVADMLDDFFTPIARDGAALVEVGICLQQALASLGRLGDAAVRIAADRHIELALKRAEAALVLPEDHLRVRQAAEQAGFETTGLDAIR; encoded by the coding sequence ATGATCGAGCGTTGGAAGTGGTTTCTCATCCGCATCAGCAGGCGACCCTGGTTCAGGGCCAGCCTGTTTTCTGTCCTGGGCATCGCGGCTGCGCTGGTCGCATTGGCTGTGGCGCCCTATATCCCCGACGATGTCCCGACCAAGATCGGCTCCGATGCGGTCGATAACATCCTTGGCGTGCTGGCATCGAGCATGCTCGCGGTCACGACCTTTTCGCTGAGCATTATGGTGGCCGCCTACGGTTCGGCGACCAGCAACGTCACCCCGCGGGCCATCTCGCTGCTGGTGGAAGACCCCACGACGCAAAACACCCTGTCCACCTTCATCGGTTCGTTCATCTTTAGCCTGGTCGGCATCATCTCCCTGAGCACAGGGCTTTATGGTGATAAGGGCCGGGTCGTATTGTTCGCGGCGACAATCGTTGTCGTGGTTTTGGTGGTCTACGCGTTGTTGCGCTGGATCGATCAGCTGTCGGGGCTGGGTAGGGTCGCGGAGACCACGGCGAGGGTGGAGGACGCCGCAACCCGGTCGTTGTGCCAGCGCATGGAACAACCCTATTTGGGTGGCTGCCCGCTCGAGGTTGACCCCAAAGCACTGCCGGGCGCGCGTCCGCTGTACGCCCGGAAGATTGGCTTCGTGCAGCACATCGACATGCCGGCATTGGGCACGTTGACCGAGTCGGAGAGCAGCTCGGTCTATATCTGTGTGCTGCCGGGTACCTTCGTCGAGCCGACGCAGCCGATCGCCTGGTCCGTGGGTGTAGGCGAAGAGTGTGACGACGCACTGCGCGCGGCCTTCGTCATCGGCGCACAGCGAACCTTCGACCGCGACCCACGCTTCGGAATGACCGTCTTGGCCGAGATTGCGTCGCGAGCCTTGTCGCCTGGTATCAACGATCAGGGGACCGCAGTTGATGTAATCGGTCGCGGTCTGCGCGTGCTGTCGCATCTATCCAGGCCGACTCCACCGGAGGAGCCCAAATTTGACCGGATATTCGCACCTGGCCTGAGCGTGGCGGACATGCTCGACGACTTCTTTACACCCATCGCGCGCGACGGGGCTGCGCTGGTCGAGGTGGGCATATGTCTGCAGCAGGCGCTGGCATCGCTGGGGCGGCTGGGTGATGCAGCGGTCAGAATCGCGGCCGACCGGCATATCGAGCTGGCGCTTAAACGGGCAGAAGCCGCGCTCGTTTTGCCCGAGGATCATCTGCGTGTACGCCAAGCGGCCGAACAGGCCGGGTTCGAAACGACCGGCCTGGATGCGATCAGATAA
- a CDS encoding HAD family phosphatase, which yields MATIDLLISDCDGVIVDSEIISHRVLFESLSLYVPADLLGDALEGTFGLTVPSIIDLIEKRFDLKLPKTFDEDLRRHSEKAVAEQVQAIPGVRDALLAIDLPLAVASNSRLHNVESSLRRAGLTERVAGNIFCAEMVASPKPAPDVYLLAAERMGVAPGHCLVVEDSPTGVLAARTAGMQVIGFTGASHIPAGHDQALRELGVATVINDMRELPAAVAALAG from the coding sequence ATGGCCACTATCGACCTGCTGATCAGCGATTGCGATGGCGTGATCGTCGACAGCGAGATCATCAGCCACCGCGTGCTGTTCGAGTCGCTGAGCCTCTATGTTCCGGCGGACCTGCTGGGCGATGCATTGGAAGGGACGTTCGGCCTGACGGTGCCGAGCATCATCGACCTCATCGAAAAGCGCTTCGATTTGAAGTTGCCGAAGACTTTCGATGAAGATCTGCGGCGTCACAGCGAGAAAGCGGTAGCCGAGCAAGTCCAGGCCATCCCAGGCGTACGTGACGCACTGCTTGCCATCGATCTGCCGCTTGCGGTGGCGTCCAACAGCCGTCTGCACAATGTCGAGTCGTCGCTGCGCCGCGCCGGGCTGACCGAGCGGGTTGCTGGGAATATCTTCTGCGCCGAAATGGTGGCTTCGCCGAAGCCCGCGCCGGATGTCTATCTGCTGGCTGCCGAGCGCATGGGCGTCGCGCCGGGGCACTGTCTGGTGGTTGAGGACAGCCCGACCGGTGTCCTGGCGGCACGCACCGCGGGCATGCAGGTGATCGGCTTTACCGGCGCGAGCCATATTCCCGCCGGGCACGATCAGGCGCTGCGGGAGCTGGGCGTGGCGACCGTGATCAACGACATGCGTGAACTGCCGGCTGCGGTCGCGGCGCTGGCGGGCTGA
- a CDS encoding LysE family translocator → MSLLLSMAAFALASSISPGPVNIVALSAGAQFGLRQAMRHVSGATIGFTLLLLLIGLGLSELLLRWPWLTQSIRLAGVAFLLYMAFRLAIDDGSLNADKPAVRPSMLYGAAMQWLNPKAWLASVAGMGLFAAAGDAPSVWRFAAIYFVICYASLACWAYAGTFLQHYLNNPVRVRLFNRIMAALLSGCAAYLLLF, encoded by the coding sequence ATGAGTCTGTTGCTGTCCATGGCGGCCTTTGCGCTGGCCTCTTCCATCTCGCCCGGCCCGGTCAATATCGTCGCCCTCAGTGCCGGCGCGCAGTTCGGTCTGCGTCAGGCCATGCGCCACGTCAGTGGCGCGACCATCGGCTTCACCCTATTACTGCTGTTGATCGGCCTCGGGCTGAGCGAGCTGCTGTTGCGCTGGCCCTGGTTGACCCAGTCGATCCGGCTGGCCGGCGTCGCGTTTCTGTTGTACATGGCATTTCGGCTGGCTATCGACGACGGGAGTCTGAACGCTGACAAACCGGCGGTGCGGCCCAGCATGCTTTATGGCGCGGCGATGCAATGGCTCAACCCCAAAGCCTGGTTGGCCTCGGTGGCCGGCATGGGTTTGTTCGCGGCGGCCGGGGATGCGCCCTCGGTGTGGCGCTTCGCGGCGATCTATTTCGTGATCTGTTACGCCTCGCTGGCCTGCTGGGCCTATGCCGGGACCTTTTTGCAGCACTACCTGAACAACCCCGTGCGGGTGCGATTGTTCAACCGCATCATGGCCGCACTACTATCGGGCTGCGCAGCTTATCTGCTGTTGTTCTGA